CCATCTAGTTTGATATCACTAAGCTGGTCATCTTTCCCTTGATTTGCACCATCATCAAAAAGCCATTTCTCAAGCAATGTGAGTTGCCCTAGTTCATTCACATCTGGTTTACTTTCATCTTGGAAAAGCCTTGCCTGATCAGGTGACAGAGATTGTGAGAAATCAGAATTTGAAGAATCAAATGATTCAAACACATCCAATGACTCAAAAACCTCAGACATTTCAATGCTGTTGCtgcttttattttccttccatGGAGTCCCAATCCCTCCCATATTATCACTTGAAGCAGGTTTTGGTGGATTTCTCATCCATTTCTTCAGTAACTTAGCTATATTCTCAGTGCTTGATGCATATCCTCTTGGTTTTGAAGCTAAACCACTTGATTTATCTGGTGACAATGCATCAGATAAAGCCTGTTTAGCCATTTGGATATCAGTCTGCAACTTTCTCTCCCATTGGCCTCTTGAAATTTGGTGTTTTTCTGATGAAAACCCTTCTCTAGAATAACTTTCACTGCCATTGATCTTCTTCAGCTTCTTCTTCAAGTGAGTGTTCCAATAGTTTTTAATGTCATTGTCAGTTCTTTGAGGAAGGTAAGAAGCTATTGCAGCCCATCTGCACAATATTGAATGCCCCACTTATTCATAAAACCCCACAGATAAAAGTTTACATAATATGAGTTCTTAGATTATACCTGTTGCCTAAAAGAGCTTGAAGGTGGATTATCAATTTCTCTTCATGATCTGTAAAGTTTCCCCTTTTAATCCCAGGCCTTAAGTAATTAGTCCATCTAAGCCTGCAACTCTTGCTACATCTAAGCAACCCTGGAAATCAAGAAACCAGAAGCAAACAAAGATTAAGAATTTCAATActacaaaattttgaatgtagctgaaaaatggaaaatcaaATTAAGCCAATAACCTGTATTTGTAGGAACAGCCCTCCAATTCCCAGGACCATGTTGTTGAATATAAGATACCAAGATGATATCTTCTTCAGGAGTCCATGGACCTTTCTTCAAACCAGCTTTGTCACAACAAGGTGGTCTCCCCatttctttattgttattattattattattattattattattttcttcttggAAACTTTTAAGACTAGGGTCTAAGGCAACGGATTAGTTGGTCCTGGTTTGCATATATAGAAAAGAGGGAGTGAGAGAGAGGATGCTGACGTGAAAGGTGTAAAAGGGTAGCCTTCCAAAACATAAAAGTTCCAATTACTTCCATGCCAAAGAGTCAAAAGATGACAGCAAGAGCATTAACTCAAGGAAGAGTAAGCAGGGAGCAGGCGGAGACAATGGCTCACAACACCACATCGCGTGGCATTCAATGTGGGTTTTTACTCCACAATTTTTGTTCctctaaagaagaaaaaacaactAGGGTCTAGTCTCGAATAATGGAGTTTTTAGTATATACGGCAAATATGAGTCCTGGCCttgtaaaagaaaaagcaataacaaaaaaaggaaTGTTAAATTCACTGCCGGGCAGcagggttaaattttttttgatgattttagttgcaattttcaaaaatttagagattttatgaaaatttataaataaatttcaagactttagttaaaaaaagatttaattttttaaagatttaattaaaacttgggtaaattataaaaatagtcacttttgtttgcctcagattatattttagtaatttaccttatcgttttgttacgaagtgatcactctacgttaaactccgttacctccctaacagCAGCCCTACGTAGCAGTCCAAATATgctttaaatgccaacttgggttttaatttagactgccacgtaggacatctacgttgacatttaaaacccattaGGATCGCCGTTAAAAAGGTAACGGAACTTAACGGTaaagtgaccacttcgtaacaaaacgataatgtaaataactaaaacgtaataaaattttaaagttcttaAGTCCTAACCAGAATCCACCTTTAGTTAATTTCGCTAGGATTTTGAGTGATaaaaatttggtaatttttaaataaaattttagtttttaaattttgtaaatagaaaaataagtattCGACGAGGGTTTCCCTTTTTTTCACCATGAGAGATAATTTTGACACAATCtatattaaaaactatataaaattaatataaaaatatggttttattatgagaatttatttatttttaatttatcaaaatataaaaatataaaaattctaaaataatatttattcttttataagaTAAATGTTTGATGAAAACCATAATGGCTCAGGcttaaatcttattattttctgaattaatcaaaatgtgaaaaatataaaaaatttcaaaataatatttattttctgtaAAATAAATGGGCTTTTCATAGATGGGATTGACTCAATTACATGTTTTATAAGTAAATCATCGTAAgtctttatataaataaatatttttttagtggaGGCGATGgatatttgttaaattagttcaattatatttatttaaaagataaggtttcataaattatataattttactaaatttataaagaaataaattatttttatgtgttataaattagaaaataaaagaccCGATCTTTGGAGCGAAGGATCTTCAATCACAAATTGTTTAGATTAATAAGAATTGAGTTTAATGATAAGTCATATTACAATCAAGCATCTTAAAgttattacaaaattttctaaaaccaccgtcgtttaattgattgaaaggtGATGAtgtttttctttggttttaataaatttgttattgtttttaagGTAAACTACTTATTTAATCACTCAAGTTTACTCACATTTTTATATTGGTCActtattttaagaatttgttattttagtcaCTCGATTAGATAAGTTGTCAATTTTAATTACTCTATCTGTTAAATGCCTTTGGTCACCATATTTTGATTGgtttactaataaatttagccttttaACACTTTGCACATTCTGTCAaattgatcctaattctaaagattcaacaaatttaactctcaatatttacacattttgtcaatttcgtccaaattctaaaaatcaaaaaattataattttaaaacttgaaaatatatattatttattttataaaaagacataaaatataaaagttataatgtaattatttttacattatcaaaaaaattaaaatatatttacattattttaacgCGTGTTACAATCTTATAGGCCTAACTTTTAATGGCCGAAGatgatttaaaagttataatgtaattatttttttaatattttatattttatatctttatataataaataatatatattttcaagtttttaaaattacaatttttttagatttttagaatttggactaaattaataaaatgtgcaaatattgatggttaaatttgttgaatttttttagaattaggactaAGTTGACAAAATATGCAAAGtgttaagggctaaatttgttattgtaCCAATCAAAAGACTATCACATCAACATTTCGTTTGGTGACCAAAGGCATATAACGgtaaagtgactaaaataacaatttttttaaatgagtgaccaaaataggagcGCGAGTAAACTCGGATGACTAAATAGatagttgtttttaattttaattatgatattGATTAATATTAAATGGTTTCCGACCAAACACTTTAAAGgcttattaatgtttttattttgcatttaaaatatatttggtataattattttcaaatcccttgatttcatcatttaaatttttcccTGTAAATAATGCCATGTGAGCAAAaacaaaacttttataacaataaaaagaaatcctTATTTATGTTTCGTTTCACTttttaaaagggaaattttttctcaaatccCTGTCCCCTGCCTCTTTCCTTTGAACAACAATATTACGTATCGCTAGACCCTGTTAAATTATAACACATTTTAATAGGATGGAGTATCAAAAGACAAGACAAAAAGTATAAGTATcgtattaacaattttattaaaatattgggATAAAACTTGCAATTATCCcattttcaatatcattaatatGTTTCATTGCATATATTCATAGAATATACTTTTATGCAGACTTATGCATGTGAGTTCTTTAAATCGGAAGTGACTTTTTATGGGTAATTAGACATGATTTTTGGGAAATTGCTTGATACAACcgttagacataaaataaaaaataatttgtataaatttaaatttgaaattaaaaaacgaGTAAAAaactcttataaaaataaaatatctttgaaataaacgGAAATTTTTCCTGCCAATTGAGTTAGTTTATTACTAAACGcatgtaaaaataatactaaatatactaaaaatgtaataaaataaaaattaagaattgaaaaaagaagaaggaatatgtgatgatatttttaatctaaatatgGAATTAAGATATTGcgatattaatatttacatatctaTTGAATCATTAATAATCCACGTTACATTATTATATTGTATCCAAAgctatcaaattataatttttaattttccaaaattagagAGGTTGAGAAACATAAGGACCCAAAACAACAcaccaaattcaaataaaaaattgttagaTATACAACATATGACAGTGCATACCAAGAATTCCATGTGCCCATTTTCCTCCTGCATGTGTTTATAGTTAATGTGGCTACCTACCATAATTGGGCATTAAAGATTGCTAAATCATCTTGGACCTACCCAtccattttcttcaaattctcAATCAAAATGGATGGTTAAATCTACTAATTCCCAAATTTAAGTCTTACTACCCTCTTATATCATTTGAGTATAATTCATGGTGGACAGATTTCTAGAAGGGTAGGTATACATATACGTTACTCTAAATTATCGATACTTAACTTAATGACTGTTTTATTCAACTATTTTCTCTTGTATATATCTTTAAGAATTTAttgttaaatcttttatcatttttattttattgaatttagagCTTCAACTTGTAAACACACACGAATCAGAGGTTAGTTATTGCTTTGctcaattttctctttatattaaagattatatttaaggttttaggatagaaaatttttaggGGATTAAGAGATTACTAATTGAGCCTTTGGCAAAACTAGAGAATTCTTGTTAAGCCATAAAAGTTAGGGAATGTTCTATTCAAGCCtttgaaaaaataatgacagtaaagtttttactttttattcttaCAGTGAATTGGGAAATTCTTTAGTTGAGGTATACTAAAGTAATAGAGGTAAATAATTTGGGCCAAACCACTATAAATCAAAGtgttcaattttttcttcattCTCCTTTCAATTTAAAATGGTTTGTAGAAGTTTTGAAAATCACAATTCACTCCTCACTTGGTACTTTTGGGTCTAACAATaactataattattttactaatatcaTTTCTATTATCAACCTTGAATATGAACCAATAGATAGGTTTGGCATTTTCTTCAataacaaattattaatttaaattgtaaaataaatttaattgttttattttattaataattttcattattaatgtTATGGTTATTACCACTTAATTagacttattattattaaataccaattaaaattaaaacatagcactataaattcatacattaataaaACATTTCCATTCAATTAGCTTATAAAAATcaccaaaagaaaaacaattttagtattatttgaTAGGTTTTATTTCCATCACAAAagatattcaattattattacttGATATTTGATAATGCTTACTTGCACAACgctttgtttttaaatattatgtctataaattaataattatttatattaatgtaGATTAAATGGATCTTGGACTAGGTCTTGACAAAGTAGCAAACTCCTATGATAAAGCTTGGGTTGATCTCGCAGGACAAACTTGTGTCACGGGGTTAAACCTTTGGTCTCGCAATTCGTGCAACTTTAGGCAATTCCTTCGCTTCAAATGTGCCTAAGTTAGTCTAACTCTCGCAAAGTGAGGATTCTCACAAAATTCCTCTAAGGCACCAAAATATAGTGAAAGCAATCTCAAAGACAAAATACGCTCGAAAGAGTAGAATAGCCACAAAAAAGCAAAACACgtcaagtgtttgagtaaatgctctcaatataGTCTTTTAACTCAAAGAATAGAATACAATGGATGACTACAAATGAGGGGAtactctctatttatagttgagctcccccaaaattGACGATATAGATTTAGTTACATCGACAGACGAGATCGAAGCATATCTACAATTAAGGGATTTACACAATCTccaagattacaaaatcaatcTTATCAGATTACAAATCTTCAAAGATTACTTTCCCTATTTACCAAGGTACCTCTAATTTACCGTAAGTGCTTCACTCGGCCACAAtggcttcaagtagatgggctTCGTCATTTGTTATTTGAATCGAGTCAGTTCAAGTGGGTCAAATGAGCCCTATTTAATATGTAGACCTCCATGGGATGCTCTTTGTGCtttggtcacgggctttgaaccgCTGCCCGTGACACTTGAACATTCTTAAATACACGGCTCAATCGTGTCCAAGCATTTCCCGAGCAAGTATATGGTGTTGTGATCTTGTTTTCCATTAATTTATCTTTAGAAAGAGGTATTCTTTATGTCATCAATTTGTATAG
The window above is part of the Gossypium raimondii isolate GPD5lz chromosome 9, ASM2569854v1, whole genome shotgun sequence genome. Proteins encoded here:
- the LOC105798191 gene encoding myb-related protein 306, which gives rise to MGRPPCCDKAGLKKGPWTPEEDIILVSYIQQHGPGNWRAVPTNTGLLRCSKSCRLRWTNYLRPGIKRGNFTDHEEKLIIHLQALLGNRWAAIASYLPQRTDNDIKNYWNTHLKKKLKKINGSESYSREGFSSEKHQISRGQWERKLQTDIQMAKQALSDALSPDKSSGLASKPRGYASSTENIAKLLKKWMRNPPKPASSDNMGGIGTPWKENKSSNSIEMSEVFESLDVFESFDSSNSDFSQSLSPDQARLFQDESKPDVNELGQLTLLEKWLFDDGANQGKDDQLSDIKLDGNAIFF